One genomic window of Streptomyces sp. NBC_01498 includes the following:
- a CDS encoding beta-class carbonic anhydrase, translating into MSTSAHLPAAPAPASAGAARTDGTVTDRLVDANRRYAENFGDPGMDARPVLRVAVVACMDARLDLHDALGLELGDCHTIRNAGGVVTDDVIRSLTISQRALRTRSVVLIHHTGCGLEALTEDFRHELEMEVGQRPAWAVESFRDVDQDVRQSMRRVRTSPFLPHTDDVRGFVFDVSTGLLREIDPAG; encoded by the coding sequence ATGTCGACTTCCGCGCACCTCCCCGCCGCGCCCGCCCCGGCTTCCGCCGGCGCCGCCCGCACCGACGGTACGGTCACCGATCGACTCGTGGACGCCAACCGGCGCTACGCCGAGAACTTCGGCGACCCCGGCATGGACGCCCGCCCGGTGCTCCGCGTCGCCGTGGTCGCCTGCATGGACGCCCGTCTCGACCTGCACGACGCGCTGGGCCTGGAGCTCGGCGACTGTCATACGATCCGGAACGCGGGCGGCGTCGTCACCGACGACGTCATCCGCTCCCTCACCATCAGCCAGCGCGCGCTGCGGACCCGCAGCGTCGTCCTCATCCATCACACCGGCTGTGGCCTGGAGGCCCTCACCGAGGACTTCAGGCACGAACTGGAAATGGAGGTCGGGCAGCGTCCGGCCTGGGCCGTGGAGTCCTTCCGGGACGTGGACCAGGACGTACGGCAGTCGATGCGGCGGGTACGGACCTCACCGTTCCTTCCGCACACCGACGACGTGCGCGGCTTCGTCTTCGACGTGTCGACCGGTCTGCTGCGGGAGATCGACCCGGCGGGCTGA
- the rsmH gene encoding 16S rRNA (cytosine(1402)-N(4))-methyltransferase RsmH — protein sequence MTATRHVPVMLDRCLQLLAPALAAPGAVVVDCTLGLGGHSEALLSTFPAARLVALDRDKEALRLSGERLAPYGDRATLVHAVYDELPDVLDRLGIPRVQGVLFDLGVSSMQLDEAERGFAYAQDAPLDMRMDQSAGMSAAEVLNTYPPGELVRILRAYGEEKQAKRIVSAIVRERADKPFGNSARLVELIRDALPQAAKRTGGNPAKRTFQALRIEVNGELSSVEAAIPAAVKALAVGGRIAVLAYHSLEDRLVKQVFAAGATVTAPPGLPVVPERYQPRLKLLTRGAELPTEEEVAENRRAAPARLRGAERIREDVR from the coding sequence ATGACCGCGACCCGGCACGTTCCGGTGATGCTCGACCGGTGTCTCCAACTGCTCGCCCCCGCCCTCGCCGCACCCGGCGCCGTCGTCGTCGACTGCACCCTCGGGCTCGGCGGCCACAGCGAGGCACTGCTCAGCACCTTCCCCGCCGCCCGGCTGGTCGCCCTCGACCGGGACAAGGAGGCGCTGCGGCTCTCCGGCGAGCGCCTCGCCCCGTACGGCGACCGGGCCACCCTCGTGCACGCCGTCTACGACGAACTCCCCGACGTGCTCGACCGGCTGGGCATCCCGCGCGTCCAGGGCGTCCTCTTCGACCTCGGCGTCTCGTCCATGCAACTCGACGAGGCGGAGCGGGGGTTCGCGTACGCCCAGGACGCCCCGCTCGACATGCGGATGGACCAGTCGGCCGGCATGAGCGCCGCCGAGGTCCTCAACACCTACCCGCCGGGCGAACTGGTGCGCATCCTGCGGGCGTACGGCGAGGAGAAGCAGGCCAAGCGCATCGTCTCGGCGATCGTCCGGGAACGCGCCGACAAGCCCTTCGGCAACAGCGCCCGGCTGGTCGAACTCATCCGCGACGCCCTGCCGCAGGCCGCCAAACGCACCGGCGGCAACCCCGCCAAACGCACCTTCCAGGCCCTGCGCATCGAGGTCAACGGCGAACTGTCCTCCGTGGAGGCGGCGATCCCCGCCGCGGTGAAGGCCCTCGCCGTCGGCGGCCGTATCGCCGTACTCGCCTACCACTCCCTCGAAGACCGCCTGGTCAAGCAGGTCTTCGCGGCCGGCGCCACCGTCACCGCGCCGCCCGGTCTGCCCGTCGTGCCCGAGCGCTACCAGCCCCGGCTCAAGCTCCTCACCCGGGGCGCCGAACTCCCCACCGAGGAGGAGGTCGCCGAGAACCGCCGGGCCGCCCCCGCCCGGCTGCGCGGCGCGGAACGGATCCGGGAGGACGTGCGGTGA
- a CDS encoding septum formation initiator yields the protein MRGPARQLRGRAARLARLMPTTGPSTAARTPFVLLVVVLLGGGLITLLLLNSSLNEGSFTLSELKRKTTDLTDEQQALQRDVDGLSAPDALQRRARELGMVPGGSPAFLHPDGSVSGVPAEADALPYTAPSAMGATPPAAPGLPASLAPSVTPSPAPADPAATPSSSGGAPSATPSGTPSASAGPRGGPSGGSRPAATAGTPTPTTSGR from the coding sequence GTGAGGGGCCCGGCCAGGCAGCTGAGGGGGCGCGCCGCGCGGCTCGCCCGGCTGATGCCGACGACCGGGCCGAGTACCGCGGCGCGTACGCCGTTCGTCCTGCTGGTCGTCGTCCTCCTCGGCGGCGGGCTGATCACGCTCCTCCTGCTGAACTCCTCCCTCAACGAGGGCTCGTTCACGCTCAGCGAGCTCAAGAGGAAGACCACCGACCTCACCGACGAGCAGCAGGCCCTCCAGCGGGACGTGGACGGCCTCTCGGCGCCCGACGCGCTCCAGCGCCGCGCCCGGGAGCTCGGCATGGTGCCCGGCGGCAGCCCCGCCTTCCTGCACCCCGACGGCAGCGTCAGCGGCGTCCCCGCCGAGGCCGACGCGCTCCCGTACACCGCGCCGTCCGCCATGGGCGCCACCCCGCCCGCCGCGCCGGGCCTGCCCGCTTCGCTCGCCCCGTCCGTGACGCCCTCGCCGGCGCCCGCGGACCCGGCGGCGACCCCGTCCTCCTCAGGAGGAGCCCCGTCCGCCACCCCGTCGGGCACCCCCTCCGCGTCGGCCGGCCCGCGCGGCGGCCCCTCCGGCGGGTCCCGGCCCGCGGCGACGGCCGGCACCCCCACCCCGACGACCTCCGGCAGGTGA
- a CDS encoding peptidoglycan D,D-transpeptidase FtsI family protein, with protein sequence MPPEQPPRRRVPGPARGAGGRRPRPEPRAPQRPAPAGRPRRPAQGRPRPGSRTPHRIQLGDHRPRLRLVSIGLTLVMLVFVVRLLQVQAVDADAYTAKAEKNRFMSVTLAAERGEITDRAGVALATSVDAHDITADPKMFTPGDSNVPDAPEQAAALLAPILDKEPETLAKQLSAPRSRFTVLAHRQTPQVWNQISDLRAVLAEKADTARAALVAKGGKADDAPTSVLAGVFQEPSSKRVYPNGDLAAGILGYVNAAGHGGGGVESMLDAKLSGQDGEITYAHSGGRRVPTADSEETPAVPGTDIELTIDRDIQWAAQRAITDQVAESKADRGYVMVQNTRTGEVLAMANAPGFDPNDLSQADATAMGNAALQDAFEPGSTSKVMSMAAVLEEQAATPGTHVTVPNRLHRGDRLFKDDIDHPTWYLTLNGVLAKSSNIGTILATGQLGRTQPEANKVLHSYLRKFGIGSPSGLGYPGETQGILADPGDWSTSQQYTIPFGQGLSVNAMQAASVYSTIANGGVRIEPTLVRGTQGPDGRFTPAPAPKKTRVVSERTAKTLATMLESVVGDEAGTGTKARIPGYRVAGKTGTANRVDPETGRYKGYTASFAGFAPADDPQLTVYCAIQNPTRGSYFGGQICGPIYKEVMEFALKSLQVPPTGRKSDPLPVEFKPGE encoded by the coding sequence GTGCCCCCCGAGCAACCACCGCGCCGCCGCGTCCCCGGGCCCGCCCGCGGCGCGGGCGGCCGGCGCCCCCGGCCCGAACCGCGCGCCCCGCAGCGCCCCGCGCCCGCCGGCCGCCCGCGCCGCCCCGCCCAGGGCCGGCCGCGCCCCGGCTCCCGTACCCCGCACCGCATCCAGCTCGGCGACCACCGGCCCCGGCTGCGGCTGGTCAGCATCGGTCTGACCCTGGTGATGCTGGTCTTCGTCGTCCGGCTGCTCCAGGTGCAGGCGGTCGACGCCGACGCGTACACCGCCAAGGCGGAGAAGAACCGGTTCATGAGCGTCACGCTGGCCGCCGAGCGCGGCGAGATCACCGACCGCGCCGGAGTCGCCCTCGCCACCAGCGTCGACGCGCACGACATCACGGCCGACCCGAAGATGTTCACCCCCGGCGACAGCAACGTCCCCGACGCTCCCGAGCAGGCCGCCGCGCTCCTCGCGCCCATCCTCGACAAGGAGCCCGAGACGCTCGCCAAGCAGCTCTCGGCGCCCCGGTCCCGTTTCACCGTCCTCGCCCACCGCCAGACACCCCAGGTCTGGAACCAGATCAGCGATCTGCGGGCCGTCCTCGCCGAGAAGGCCGACACCGCGCGTGCCGCGCTCGTCGCCAAGGGCGGCAAGGCCGACGACGCGCCGACCAGCGTTCTCGCCGGGGTCTTCCAGGAGCCCAGCAGCAAACGGGTGTACCCCAACGGGGACCTCGCCGCCGGGATACTGGGGTACGTCAACGCGGCCGGCCACGGGGGCGGCGGCGTGGAGTCCATGCTCGACGCGAAGCTGTCCGGCCAGGACGGCGAGATCACCTACGCGCACTCGGGCGGCCGGCGCGTCCCCACGGCCGACTCCGAGGAGACCCCCGCCGTCCCCGGCACCGACATCGAGCTCACCATCGACCGGGACATCCAGTGGGCCGCCCAGCGGGCCATCACCGACCAGGTCGCCGAGTCCAAGGCCGACCGGGGCTACGTGATGGTGCAGAACACCCGGACGGGCGAAGTGCTCGCCATGGCCAACGCCCCCGGCTTCGACCCCAACGACCTCTCCCAGGCCGACGCCACCGCCATGGGCAACGCCGCCCTCCAGGACGCCTTCGAACCGGGCTCCACCAGCAAGGTCATGTCCATGGCCGCCGTCCTGGAGGAGCAGGCCGCCACCCCCGGCACCCATGTCACCGTGCCCAACCGGCTGCACCGGGGCGACCGCCTCTTCAAGGACGACATCGACCACCCGACCTGGTATCTGACCCTCAACGGCGTCCTCGCCAAGTCCAGCAACATCGGCACCATCCTGGCGACCGGGCAGCTCGGCAGGACCCAGCCCGAGGCCAACAAGGTCCTCCACTCCTATCTGCGCAAATTCGGCATCGGCAGCCCCAGCGGCCTCGGCTATCCCGGCGAGACCCAGGGCATCCTGGCCGACCCGGGGGACTGGTCGACCTCGCAGCAGTACACGATTCCCTTCGGCCAGGGCCTGTCCGTCAACGCCATGCAGGCCGCCTCGGTCTACTCGACCATCGCCAACGGAGGCGTACGGATCGAACCCACCCTGGTCCGCGGCACCCAGGGCCCCGACGGCCGCTTCACCCCCGCGCCCGCCCCGAAGAAGACCCGGGTCGTCAGCGAGCGGACCGCGAAGACACTCGCCACCATGCTCGAATCCGTCGTCGGCGACGAGGCGGGCACCGGCACCAAGGCCCGTATCCCCGGCTACCGCGTCGCGGGCAAGACCGGCACCGCCAACCGGGTCGACCCCGAGACCGGCCGCTACAAGGGCTACACGGCCTCCTTCGCGGGCTTCGCGCCCGCCGACGACCCGCAGCTCACCGTCTACTGCGCCATCCAGAACCCCACCCGGGGCAGCTACTTCGGCGGCCAGATCTGCGGCCCCATCTACAAGGAGGTCATGGAGTTCGCTCTCAAGAGCCTCCAGGTCCCACCGACCGGCAGGAAGTCCGATCCCCTGCCGGTCGAGTTCAAGCCCGGCGAGTGA
- a CDS encoding UDP-N-acetylmuramoyl-L-alanyl-D-glutamate--2,6-diaminopimelate ligase, translated as MNHPGAPRPQQVRPTPLAGLAARLGAEPPADGAATGITHDSRAVREGDVYAALPGSRFHGADFSAQAADLGAAAILTDPAGAERAATTGLPVLVTPDPRGAMGELAAEIYGHPGAGLLQIGITGTSGKTTTAYLVEGGLRGAGHHTGLIGTVEMRIGDERIKSERTTPEATDLQALLAVMRERGVDSVAMEVSSHALVLGRVDGCVFDIAVFNNLSPEHMEFHSGMEDYFQAKARLFTPERSRLGVVNFDDEYGRRLVTEAGVPLTTFSAEGHPDADWRAEDVEVGSHGSTFTVVSPKGERIRAQAPLPGPFNVANTLAAVVTLAVAGIDPQVAADGIADVPGVPGRLERVDAGQPYLAVVDYAHKTDAVESVLRSLRKVTRGKVHIVLGCGGDRDRSKRPSMGAAAARLADTAVLTSDNPRSEDPLAILAAMLAGAAEVPIHERGDVLVDADRAAAIASVVSRAGEGDTVLIAGKGHEQGQDIAGVVRAFDDRQVLREAIERSRGRRTERPGQE; from the coding sequence GTGAACCATCCCGGAGCGCCCCGCCCCCAGCAGGTCCGGCCGACCCCGCTCGCCGGCCTCGCCGCCCGGCTGGGCGCCGAGCCCCCGGCCGACGGAGCGGCGACGGGCATCACCCACGACTCGCGGGCGGTGCGCGAGGGTGACGTGTACGCGGCCCTGCCCGGCTCCCGCTTCCACGGCGCCGACTTCTCCGCCCAGGCCGCCGACCTCGGCGCGGCGGCGATCCTCACCGACCCGGCCGGCGCCGAACGCGCCGCCACGACCGGCCTGCCGGTGCTGGTCACCCCCGACCCCCGGGGCGCCATGGGCGAACTGGCCGCCGAGATCTACGGCCACCCCGGCGCCGGTCTGCTCCAGATCGGCATCACCGGCACGTCCGGCAAGACCACCACCGCGTACCTGGTCGAAGGCGGCCTGCGCGGCGCGGGACACCACACCGGGCTCATCGGCACCGTCGAGATGCGGATCGGCGACGAGCGCATCAAGTCCGAGCGCACCACCCCCGAGGCCACCGACCTCCAGGCGCTCCTCGCCGTCATGCGCGAACGCGGTGTCGACTCCGTCGCCATGGAGGTTTCCAGCCACGCGTTGGTGCTCGGCCGGGTCGACGGCTGTGTCTTCGACATCGCCGTCTTCAACAACCTCAGCCCGGAGCACATGGAGTTCCACTCCGGCATGGAGGACTACTTCCAGGCCAAGGCACGGCTGTTCACCCCCGAACGCAGCCGGCTCGGCGTCGTCAACTTCGACGACGAGTACGGCCGCCGGCTCGTCACCGAGGCGGGCGTGCCCCTCACCACCTTCTCCGCCGAGGGCCACCCCGACGCGGACTGGCGCGCCGAGGACGTCGAGGTCGGCTCGCACGGCAGCACCTTCACCGTGGTCAGCCCCAAGGGCGAGCGGATCCGCGCCCAGGCCCCGCTGCCCGGCCCGTTCAACGTGGCCAACACCCTGGCCGCCGTCGTCACCCTCGCCGTGGCCGGAATCGACCCCCAGGTCGCCGCCGACGGCATCGCCGACGTCCCCGGCGTCCCCGGCCGGCTGGAGCGCGTCGACGCCGGCCAGCCCTACCTCGCCGTCGTGGACTACGCCCACAAGACCGACGCCGTCGAATCCGTCCTGCGCTCCCTGCGCAAGGTCACCCGGGGCAAGGTGCACATCGTCCTCGGCTGCGGCGGCGACCGCGACCGTTCGAAGCGCCCCTCGATGGGCGCCGCCGCCGCCCGGCTCGCCGACACCGCCGTACTGACCTCGGACAACCCGCGTTCCGAGGACCCCCTCGCGATCCTCGCCGCGATGCTCGCGGGCGCCGCCGAGGTGCCCATCCACGAGCGCGGCGACGTGCTGGTCGACGCCGACCGCGCGGCGGCCATCGCCTCCGTGGTCTCCCGCGCGGGCGAGGGCGACACCGTCCTCATCGCCGGGAAGGGCCACGAGCAGGGCCAGGACATCGCCGGGGTGGTGCGCGCCTTCGACGACCGCCAGGTGCTGCGGGAGGCCATCGAGCGCTCCCGCGGCCGTCGGACCGAGCGCCCCGGCCAGGAATGA
- a CDS encoding UDP-N-acetylmuramoyl-tripeptide--D-alanyl-D-alanine ligase: MITLSLAEIATIVGGQPHDIPDPAARVTGPVVIDSRAVADGSLFAAFAGENVDGHDYARRAVEAGATAVLATRPVGVPAVVVEDVVQALGALARAVVERTGATTVALTGSSGKTSTKDLIAQLLRRAGPTVWPEGNLNNEIGLPLTALRVTEDTRFLVLEMGARYIGDIRYLTGLVPPRIGLVLNVGTAHIGEFGGREQIAVAKGEMVESLPSAEDGGVAVLNADDPLVRAMSTRTKARVVLFGESDEADVRAENVHVDPLGRPSFRLRTPTGCRELTLRLYGEHHVSNALAATAVAHELGMSVDEIALALSEAETLSRWRMEVTERADGVTIVNDAYNANPDSMRAALRALVAMGGAARETGGRTWAVLGPMAELGDEALAEHDAVGRLAVRLNVSKLVAVGGREASWLRLGAYNEGSWGEESVHVSDAQAAVDLLRSELRPGDVVLVKASRSAGLERVAQALLGNAVEGEVSGR, encoded by the coding sequence GTGATCACCCTCTCCCTCGCCGAGATCGCCACCATCGTCGGCGGGCAGCCCCACGACATACCTGACCCCGCCGCCCGCGTCACCGGCCCCGTCGTCATCGACTCCCGCGCGGTGGCCGACGGCAGCCTCTTCGCCGCCTTCGCCGGCGAGAACGTCGACGGCCACGACTACGCCCGCCGGGCCGTCGAGGCGGGCGCCACCGCCGTCCTGGCCACCCGGCCCGTCGGCGTCCCCGCCGTCGTCGTCGAGGACGTCGTCCAGGCCCTCGGCGCCCTCGCCCGTGCCGTCGTGGAGCGCACCGGTGCCACGACCGTCGCCCTCACCGGATCGTCGGGCAAGACCAGCACCAAGGACCTCATCGCCCAGCTCCTGCGCCGCGCGGGCCCCACCGTGTGGCCGGAGGGCAACCTCAACAACGAGATCGGACTCCCGCTCACCGCCCTGCGCGTGACCGAGGACACCCGTTTCCTGGTCCTGGAGATGGGCGCCCGCTACATCGGCGACATCCGCTATCTCACCGGCCTCGTCCCCCCGAGGATCGGCCTCGTCCTGAACGTCGGCACCGCCCACATCGGCGAGTTCGGCGGACGCGAGCAGATCGCCGTCGCGAAGGGCGAGATGGTCGAGTCCCTGCCGTCCGCCGAGGACGGCGGTGTCGCCGTCCTGAACGCCGACGACCCCCTCGTACGCGCCATGTCCACCCGCACCAAGGCACGCGTCGTGCTGTTCGGAGAGTCCGACGAAGCAGACGTACGGGCAGAGAACGTGCACGTCGACCCCCTCGGCAGACCCTCCTTCCGCCTTCGAACACCCACCGGGTGCAGGGAGCTGACGCTGCGGCTGTACGGTGAGCATCACGTGTCGAACGCGCTCGCCGCGACCGCCGTCGCCCATGAGTTGGGCATGTCCGTCGACGAGATCGCCCTGGCGCTCTCCGAGGCGGAGACCCTCTCCCGCTGGCGTATGGAGGTCACCGAGCGCGCGGACGGCGTGACGATCGTCAACGACGCCTACAACGCGAACCCCGACTCCATGCGAGCAGCGCTCCGCGCGCTGGTCGCCATGGGCGGTGCCGCCAGGGAAACCGGTGGCCGCACGTGGGCGGTGCTCGGCCCGATGGCCGAACTCGGGGACGAGGCGCTCGCCGAGCACGACGCGGTCGGACGGCTCGCCGTCCGGCTCAACGTCAGCAAGCTCGTCGCAGTCGGGGGCAGGGAAGCGTCCTGGCTGCGACTGGGCGCCTACAACGAGGGTTCGTGGGGTGAGGAGTCGGTGCACGTGTCCGACGCGCAGGCGGCGGTCGATCTGTTGCGCAGTGAACTGCGTCCGGGGGACGTCGTGCTGGTGAAGGCTTCCAGGTCGGCCGGACTGGAGCGGGTCGCCCAGGCACTGCTCGGGAACGCTGTCGAGGGTGAGGTCTCCGGCCGATGA
- the mraY gene encoding phospho-N-acetylmuramoyl-pentapeptide-transferase, producing MRQILFAGAIGLFLTLIGTPLLIKLLARKGYGQFIRDDGPRSHGSKKGTPTMGGIAFILATLMAYALAKVITGEDPRFSGVLVLFLMTGMGLVGFLDDYIKIVKQRSLGLRAKAKMAGQLIVGIAFAVLSLQFADGRGNTPASTKLSFVTDFGWSIGPVLFVVWALFMILAMSNGVNLTDGLDGLATGASVMVFGAYTFIGLWQFQESCANALTLTNPNACFEVRDPLDLAVVASALMGSCFGFLWWNTSPAKIFMGDTGSLALGGALAGLAICSRTELLIALLGGLFALITMSVVIQVGSFRLTGKRVFRMAPLQHHFELKGWSEVLVVVRFWIIQGMCVIVGLGLFYAGWAADK from the coding sequence ATGAGGCAGATCCTCTTCGCGGGAGCCATCGGGCTCTTCCTGACCCTGATCGGCACACCGCTGCTGATCAAGCTGCTGGCCCGCAAGGGCTACGGCCAGTTCATCAGGGACGACGGCCCGCGCAGCCACGGCAGCAAGAAGGGCACGCCCACCATGGGCGGCATCGCCTTCATCCTCGCCACCCTGATGGCCTACGCCCTGGCGAAGGTGATCACCGGCGAGGACCCGAGGTTCTCGGGTGTGCTGGTCCTGTTCCTGATGACGGGGATGGGCCTGGTCGGTTTCCTGGACGACTACATCAAGATCGTCAAGCAGCGTTCGCTGGGCCTGCGGGCCAAGGCGAAGATGGCCGGACAGCTGATCGTGGGTATCGCCTTCGCGGTGCTCTCGCTCCAGTTCGCCGACGGCCGCGGCAACACCCCGGCCTCCACCAAGCTGTCCTTCGTCACGGACTTCGGCTGGTCCATCGGACCGGTGCTCTTCGTGGTCTGGGCGCTGTTCATGATCCTCGCCATGTCCAACGGCGTGAATCTGACGGACGGTCTGGACGGCCTGGCCACCGGCGCCTCGGTGATGGTCTTCGGCGCGTACACGTTCATCGGTCTCTGGCAGTTCCAGGAGTCCTGTGCCAACGCCCTGACCCTGACCAACCCCAACGCCTGTTTCGAGGTACGCGACCCCCTCGACCTCGCCGTCGTCGCCTCCGCCCTGATGGGCTCCTGCTTCGGCTTCCTGTGGTGGAACACCTCACCCGCCAAGATCTTCATGGGCGACACCGGTTCGCTCGCGCTCGGCGGCGCCCTCGCGGGTCTCGCCATCTGCTCCCGCACGGAACTCCTGATCGCCCTGCTCGGCGGCCTCTTCGCCCTCATCACCATGTCCGTGGTGATCCAGGTCGGCTCCTTCCGGCTGACGGGCAAGCGCGTCTTCCGGATGGCCCCGCTCCAGCACCACTTCGAACTCAAGGGGTGGTCCGAAGTCCTTGTCGTGGTCCGTTTCTGGATCATCCAGGGCATGTGCGTGATCGTCGGACTCGGTCTCTTCTACGCGGGCTGGGCGGCCGACAAGTGA
- the murD gene encoding UDP-N-acetylmuramoyl-L-alanine--D-glutamate ligase codes for MSDHRPAGDPAGLRARWRGRRVTVAGLGVSGVPAARALRDLGAEVTVVNDGDDERARTQAAELDGTGVTVRLGDGATLPEGTELVVTAPGWGPGKPLFAAAAEAGVPVWGDVELAWQLRGPDAAPWLVVTGTNGKTTTVRMLAAILRAAGLRTEAVGNIGVSLLDAVLPDEDGREKYDVLAVELSSYQLHWAPSPRAHSAAVLNIAPDHLDWHGSMAAYTAAKGRAYEGNTVACVYNAADKATEDLVREADVVEGCRAVGFTLGTPGPSQLGVVEGILVDRAFVENRAAQAQELAEVADVNPPAPHNIANALAAAALARAYGVPARAVRDGLRAFRPDPHRIEHVTDIAGVAYVDDSKATNTHATEASLAAYDPIVWIAGGLAKGASFDELVARSAGRLRGAVLIGRDRALIAEALARHAPHVPVVDLDRTDTGAMPAAVRAAARLAETGDTVLLAPACASMDMFVNYNKRGEAFAEAVRALAAEHA; via the coding sequence GTGAGCGACCACCGGCCGGCCGGGGACCCGGCCGGCCTCCGGGCCCGGTGGCGGGGCAGGCGGGTCACCGTCGCCGGTCTCGGCGTCTCCGGTGTACCGGCGGCCCGCGCGCTGCGTGACCTCGGCGCCGAGGTCACGGTCGTCAACGACGGCGACGACGAGCGGGCCCGTACCCAGGCCGCCGAACTCGACGGCACCGGCGTCACCGTACGGCTCGGTGACGGCGCGACCCTCCCCGAGGGCACCGAACTGGTCGTCACCGCGCCCGGCTGGGGCCCCGGCAAACCCCTCTTCGCCGCCGCGGCCGAGGCCGGGGTACCGGTCTGGGGCGACGTCGAACTGGCCTGGCAGCTCAGGGGCCCCGACGCCGCGCCCTGGCTCGTCGTCACCGGCACCAACGGCAAGACCACCACCGTCCGCATGCTCGCCGCCATCCTCCGGGCGGCGGGCCTGCGCACCGAGGCGGTCGGCAACATCGGGGTCTCCCTGCTCGACGCCGTCCTGCCGGACGAGGACGGCCGGGAGAAGTACGACGTCCTCGCCGTCGAACTGTCCAGCTACCAGCTGCACTGGGCACCGAGCCCGCGCGCCCACTCCGCCGCCGTCCTCAACATCGCCCCCGACCACCTCGACTGGCACGGCTCCATGGCGGCCTACACCGCCGCCAAGGGGCGCGCCTACGAGGGCAACACCGTCGCCTGCGTCTACAACGCCGCCGACAAGGCCACCGAGGACCTGGTGCGCGAGGCGGACGTCGTGGAGGGCTGCCGCGCCGTCGGCTTCACCCTCGGCACCCCCGGCCCCTCCCAACTCGGCGTCGTGGAAGGCATCCTGGTCGACCGTGCCTTCGTGGAGAACCGCGCCGCCCAGGCCCAGGAACTCGCCGAGGTCGCGGACGTGAACCCGCCCGCCCCGCACAACATCGCCAACGCCCTCGCGGCGGCGGCCCTCGCCCGCGCCTACGGCGTCCCCGCGAGGGCCGTACGCGACGGACTGCGCGCCTTCCGCCCGGACCCGCACCGCATCGAGCACGTGACGGACATCGCGGGCGTGGCCTACGTGGACGACTCCAAGGCCACCAACACCCACGCCACGGAAGCCTCCCTGGCCGCGTACGACCCGATCGTCTGGATCGCCGGCGGCCTCGCCAAGGGCGCCTCCTTCGACGAACTGGTCGCGCGCTCCGCCGGACGGCTGCGCGGCGCGGTCCTCATCGGCCGCGACCGCGCGCTGATCGCCGAAGCCCTCGCGCGACACGCCCCCCACGTCCCGGTCGTGGACCTCGACCGGACGGACACTGGGGCGATGCCGGCGGCCGTCCGCGCGGCGGCACGCCTCGCCGAGACCGGGGACACCGTCCTGCTGGCCCCGGCCTGTGCCTCGATGGACATGTTCGTCAACTACAACAAGCGGGGCGAGGCGTTCGCGGAAGCGGTCCGCGCACTCGCCGCCGAGCACGCCTGA